In the Bombiscardovia apis genome, CTCACGATCTTACGGGACGTCCTATGGGTCGTACGGCTCACGCTCAGGTTCTGCTTCAGGTTCTTCCTATGGTGGATCGTCAAGCTCGCGCCGCTACGGCAGCTCGTCTTCAAGTCGAGGTGGATACTCCAGCAGTTATGGCTCTAAGTCATCAAGCAAGAGCGGCCGAGTTACGACGAAGCGTACACAACCCACAAGGTCTGTGGTAGCTGCGCAGCCATCGGGATCCAAACTTAACATTGCAGACTTCCATCATGGAGATAAGGTCGCCCACGATCAGTATGGTTTGGGCACAGTAATCGACGTGCAAGACAAGGGCAATAACTCTGTCTTAACTGTGGACTTTGGCTCAGACGGTGTTAAACGGCTCATGCTGCGTGTAGCTCCGATCGAAAAGCTCTAAAAACTATGTAGCACTTACAGGGTGCAAGCGCATATAAGAAAAGGGCCGGGGACTGGTTGAACAGTCCCCGGCCCTTTTCTAGCTATAAGAGGCTAAAAGCCCTAACGTGCCTGACGGCGCAGAGTGAAAGCACCGGCTGCGATTAAGAACAAGCCCAAAGCCAAAGCTCCTACACCCAAGACGTTGCTTCCGGTCTTAGCCAACTGTCTACGAGCTGGATCAGCTGTGCTGGCAGAAGGAGAAGCTGTGTTGTTGGAAAGAGTCGAAGGGTCAGAAGCCCTAGGCCCGGTACCGGTCGAAGGATCGACAGGAGCTGCGGCAGAGCTGTTGCCTTCAGCAGGTGCCGTTGCGTTAGGATCGGCAGGGTTTACAGAACCCTTGCCATCTGTGCCAGGCATGATGCCGGCCTGAGCTGCGAGATCGTTGTAGGACTTCTGAGCTGCATCGACAGCCTGCTGAGCGGTAGCAATGTCGGCCTGAGGATTGGTCAGCCAAGTTTCGTATGCCGTAACATCTGCGAAGTAATCGCTGATAGGCTTGATACGAGAGCCTGCCCACACACCCTTAGTTGCCATAGCAGAATAAGTGTGTGCAGAAGAAGAATTCTCATTAGTAGAAAGCATGAAGCGAGCGTTGCTCACCGTGGCCTGAGGAGTCTTGTTGCTGGAACGTTTGAAGCCAGCTGCGGTTGGCAGTTCATCTTCGGTCATAGACGAGAAGTAGAAGGTCTGGCCGTGAGTATTGCCGCCGTAGGTGTTGGGGGAGTTGGTGCGCTGTGCGAAACCGGTGATGTCATAGCTGCCATTGACGATGTTGTCATAGTGACCATGGTTAGTGCCGCCATTTTGGAGGTCAACCTTCTCCTCGTCATACCAGCCGGTGAAAGGATCGGGATAGCTCCAAGACAGGTTTTCTGCAACCTCAAATTGCCTTGGGTGATCAACTTCGCCATTAGGCCAATTGGTTCCGATGGCTGCCCAATCAGTATCAGCCTGAGCCATGGCCATGAGGGTGTCGGAAACCTTGAGCTCACCCTTGCCTTCTGCCTTGCGTAGTTCATTGCACTTTTGCAGGTAGGTGAGTGTGGCCTTCATGTTAGCCATGCTAGTTGCGTCGTCGGCTTGGCCGAGCTTGATGGAGCTTGCGAGCTTGCCATTGACTGCGCTATCGGTCAATACGGAGTATGCGCCGGTTGCACCTACGTATTTGAAATATCCTGCGCTTCCTTGAGCTTGATACTCAGCAGTCTTAGTGCTGGCATCTTGCTTTTGCTTGAGGGTAGCCTTGGCAGCTTCCAGTACCTTGCTGGCAGTGTCAACCTGTGCTTGCAGATCACTGCTGGGAGTAGCGTCTGCGGCCAATGCGGGGGAGACGCAACCAATGAGAGTAGCACCGGCTACCGCGCTAGTGAGCCCTAGCTTGATAAAGCGCACAGACCAATTCCTGCCGTCTGCGTGCTTTGCGGCAGACCTCTGACTCTTGTAATTCATTCTTTTCCTTTCAGACAAAGCTGTCCTATGCACACGAGATGCATATAGCTTCCCCAGCTAGCTATAGATAAGTATAGCTGAGAGGCGTGCCAAACGTTGATATTGTGGATCGAAAAGTGTTGTGTGTCACATATCGGCTACGACTGGGAAGCTAGGAAATGTTCTTCGCTCGGAAGCACTAGGTTAGCAATGACGGCAACCACGAAGGACATAGCTATGCAATTGCTTGCGAAGATGGACTGGAAGAGGGCTGGGAAATTGGCAAAAATGTCGTGTACTTGAGTGAAACCAATGCCGACGGTGAGAGAGAGCGCTGCGATGGTGATGTTGCGCTGGGAGAAGCCTGCTTCCGCAATCATCTGGAAACCAGAGAGGATGATATTGCCGAACATCATGATGGTGCAGCCGCCTAGTACCGCTTGGGGCAGTGAATTAAAGATGGCGGCAATACCAGGCACGAACGAGGCTAATACGAGCAGGAGACCGCCGGAAAAGATGACCTTGCGATTGACCACCTTCGTCATGGCTACCAAGCCAATATTTTGTGCAAACGAAGTCAATGGCAAGCATCCGAACAGACCCGAGATGATGGAGATTGCGCCGTCTCCAGCAATAGCACCGCTCATTTCGCGATCTGTGGGCGTGCGGTCTAAGCCCACGCGGCACAGTGCTGTGGTGTCTCCAATTACTTCGACAGAGGACACTACATAGAGCAGGGCGAAGGAAATGATGGCACCAGCGTCGAACTCAGGTTTGAAGGGCATAGCGTGGGGTAGCGAGACGATTTGTAGATTGTGGAAGCTGGAAAAATCGACCATGTGCATAGCCAAGGCAAGCAGGTAGCCAACAACGAGGCCAAACAATACTGAAAGCTGCTTGGCAGTGCCGCGAGTAAGCAGTTGGAAGGCCAAGCATGCTACGAGTGAGACGCAGGCGAGGGTGAGATTTTGCCAAGAACCAAAGTCTTGAGCGCCAGCGCCACCGCCAAATGATTGGGCGCCAACAGAGAGCAGAGAGAAACCGATAGAGGTCACGACAATGGCCGAGACGATAGGAGGCACAAAACGGCGCCACCAGTTTGCGGTTAATCCCAAAATAAGCTCAACAAAACCACCGGCGATAACGGCTCCAACGACGACTCCATAGCCTTGATGAGACACGATCGCCACAGCGGCAGCCACGTACGTAAAAGAGATACCTGTGACCATGGGGAGCTTGCCACCTACGCGCCACAGGGGGT is a window encoding:
- a CDS encoding CAP domain-containing protein, coding for MNYKSQRSAAKHADGRNWSVRFIKLGLTSAVAGATLIGCVSPALAADATPSSDLQAQVDTASKVLEAAKATLKQKQDASTKTAEYQAQGSAGYFKYVGATGAYSVLTDSAVNGKLASSIKLGQADDATSMANMKATLTYLQKCNELRKAEGKGELKVSDTLMAMAQADTDWAAIGTNWPNGEVDHPRQFEVAENLSWSYPDPFTGWYDEEKVDLQNGGTNHGHYDNIVNGSYDITGFAQRTNSPNTYGGNTHGQTFYFSSMTEDELPTAAGFKRSSNKTPQATVSNARFMLSTNENSSSAHTYSAMATKGVWAGSRIKPISDYFADVTAYETWLTNPQADIATAQQAVDAAQKSYNDLAAQAGIMPGTDGKGSVNPADPNATAPAEGNSSAAAPVDPSTGTGPRASDPSTLSNNTASPSASTADPARRQLAKTGSNVLGVGALALGLFLIAAGAFTLRRQAR
- a CDS encoding nucleobase:cation symporter-2 family protein; the protein is MSALRSMDGKISFWKGLPFGLQHVMAMFVANLAPIFLVAAAAHMSPEESALVIQNGLLVAGLGTCLQLYPLWRVGGKLPMVTGISFTYVAAAVAIVSHQGYGVVVGAVIAGGFVELILGLTANWWRRFVPPIVSAIVVTSIGFSLLSVGAQSFGGGAGAQDFGSWQNLTLACVSLVACLAFQLLTRGTAKQLSVLFGLVVGYLLALAMHMVDFSSFHNLQIVSLPHAMPFKPEFDAGAIISFALLYVVSSVEVIGDTTALCRVGLDRTPTDREMSGAIAGDGAISIISGLFGCLPLTSFAQNIGLVAMTKVVNRKVIFSGGLLLVLASFVPGIAAIFNSLPQAVLGGCTIMMFGNIILSGFQMIAEAGFSQRNITIAALSLTVGIGFTQVHDIFANFPALFQSIFASNCIAMSFVVAVIANLVLPSEEHFLASQS